From Aliamphritea hakodatensis:
CGACGGTAGTGACCGGCGGTCAGCCATCTGAGCTGGGCGGTAACTTCTATGAGCCGACAATCCTGACCGGCGTAAATACGGATATGCGTGTGTTCCGTGAAGAGATCTTTGGCCCGGTTGCGCCGGTCTTCCGCTTCTCCACTGAAGAAGAAGCCATTTCGATGGCAAACGATACCGAGTTTGGTCTGGCCGCCTATGTGTATACCCAGAATCTGGGCCGTGTGTGGCGGGTGTCAGAAGGGATCGAGTACGGCATGGTGGGGGTGAATGAAACCGCCATCAGTTCTGAAGTCATTCCGTTTGGCGGCGTTAAGGAGTCCGGTCAGGGCCGTGAAGGTTCCAAGTATGGGCTGGATGATTATCTGGAAACCAAGTACATCTGCATGGGTGGTCTGTAAGCACCACCTCATATACAGCCCGGACGCCGTGCCGGGCTGAACCGTTTTATTTCCGTCAGAGCCTGTTTGTATAACCCCTTAACAGGGGATGGGCATTTTTATATAAATACTTAATATGTTAATTAGTAGATATTGATTAAGATATTAAGTATATTTGGTGAGAGATAGTTAAGATGTTATCTGTTTCGGTAAAAGACACAGATGACTCGCCTGATGCCATGGTATCTGGCCTGAAAACAAACCTATTGAAAAGGGCACATACATGTTAACTCCGGAACAGATCAGCGATGCTGCTGAACGCCTGTACAACGCAGAAAATGGCCGCCAGCAGATTCCTGCGCTTACCCTGGATTATCCCGGGATGGATATGGATGACGCTTATAAAATCCAGAAAACCTGGGTTGACCGTAAGATTGAAGAAGGGGCCAGCGTTAAGGGTTACAAAATCGGCCTGACATCCCGTGCCATGCAGATGGCAGTAAACATTGATCAGCCGGACTACGGCGTGCTGCTGGATGATATGTTCTTTGCGGATGGCGCTGAAATTAAGGTGGATGACTTCCTTGATCCGCGCATCGAAGTTGAACTGGCATTTGTGCTGAAAGACCGTCTGGAAGGCGACAACATCACCATGTTTGATGTCCTTAATGCCACCGATTACGTGGTACCGGCGCTGGAACTGATTGCGGCTCGTTGCCACCGTACCGATCCGGAAACCGGCTATACCCGCAAGGTACTGGATACCATTTCTGACAATGCGGCCAATGCCGGCATCATTCTGGGCGGCCGCCCGATCAAACCGATGG
This genomic window contains:
- the hpaH gene encoding 2-oxo-hept-4-ene-1,7-dioate hydratase, producing MLTPEQISDAAERLYNAENGRQQIPALTLDYPGMDMDDAYKIQKTWVDRKIEEGASVKGYKIGLTSRAMQMAVNIDQPDYGVLLDDMFFADGAEIKVDDFLDPRIEVELAFVLKDRLEGDNITMFDVLNATDYVVPALELIAARCHRTDPETGYTRKVLDTISDNAANAGIILGGRPIKPMEMDLRWAGSLLYLNGQIEETGIAAGVLGHPANGICWVCKRFAPHGVALEPGQVILSGSFTRPVPVKAGDTVHADYGPLGGISVKFV